The sequence ACATGTGCCAGAAACACAGAAGGGCTCATCCTACGGCTCGCACTCCAACTGTGGtgtaagtgtaagtgtgtgtgtgtgtgtgtgtgtgtgtgtgtgcctgcctgcATGTCAGCataagagaagagagatagAGCAGAACAGATAAGACACAACTCACAACTTGCTCAAAATGTAATGCTGTCATCAGACTGAGCGACTTGTTTGTAGCCTGTGTTGTCTCTGACATACCCCTGCCTGATTTCCTCTCACCTGTCCCCACCTGTCCCCACCCTGTTCCTCATCTCACCTTAGTGCGTCCATTGATGACACAGTCGCCGAGCTGTCCGTTGGCAGCGCTGTACATGACGGCCTCGTCGATGTAAGCCATCAGCGCCCCGATGCTCTCGCACCCGGGCTCTCGTCCCTCAACCCAGGCGATCTGGTCTCCCCGGATGCTCCGAGAGGGAATGCTCTTCTGGCTCACCAGCTGCCCGCCCCGAAATTTTCCGCTACGGTTTAGGACCTCCACCTCGTCCAGGACCCTGTCGCCCAACTGAGGGCCCAGGAAGTTATCCTTCACACAGATGCCATAGTACTTCATGCAGGGGATGATGTACTGCTGGGCTATGTGCTCTGCTGACCAGCCAGCCCCTGCAGAAGGTGGTGGGGTCGGGATGCACTTAGCCTCGATGTGGGAAGTCTGGCTGGGTGCAGCTGGTGGGCCTGAAGAGGCCACTTTATGTCCGTTGTGCTGGTTAGTTTGATGGGTTAAGGGAGATTGGGGATTGAAACAGTGTAAATGATTGAAAGTCATTTGGTTGCTATGAGAACTGTTGCTGCAGTTGACTGTGACCATAAGCGGGGCAACTGCTCGGCCCCCTCTGGGGGCCTCTAAAGACTTGTGAGCCGCACTCCCATCTGCCAGCCTTCTCCACTTAGAATCTGAGTCTCCCGCTGCAAAAACCGGGTTCACAGAACTTCCTAACCCCACTGACCCCATTATGAGACCGTTAGGAGTTCCTGACCCCATGTCTCGGTTCTCTCCAGCTCTGCGTTTCTGTTGTTGCACCTGTCTGGCCTTCAGGTCCCCATTGATCCTCCTCGTCACTAAAGAACACTTCTCATGAGCTGTCCGGTCTCCGTTCACCGTCAGACGGACTCTGCTGGTGAGGGGGTGCATAGGGCCGCCAGTTACCCCCGCCGTCCCCTTGAGTTGTACCGGGTACCCGTTTGGCGTGTGGGCCAAAACGCCTGCGTGGCTTCCCTCCACGGTGGCAGATGGAGGCACCACCCCGCCATTGTAGAGCGGCACGCCGGTTTTGGACTGCTTCGTCGGGATTGTGATTGCAGGGGAGTCGGTCTGAGAGGCCAGACCCGCGAGTAACTCCGCGGCCGTTGGACTCCCGACCGGCGCCGCGCAGAAGCCGTTAAGCCCCATGTCGGACCGGTGTGTGTGGTGAATCTCTGCCGCTCCGAAGACGCTCTGCTGGCCGCTCGTCCTTCTCTCCTGCGAGGCTGAAACAGCGACGGATCCGCGGGAAGAGCTTGGGTTTAAAAGGTCCGTGTGTCCCAAGCTCTCCATTTCACCTCGTCATCTGCTGGATGCGCACGTAGCACACGTCCTCGCTTCATTTTCTAGCTGAGCTGCTGCTTTCTCTGATGGAGAGGATCTTTGCCACAGCCACTAGAAGTTGCATGTCCAAGTCCTCTTCTACGTGCCTTTATTTCACCAGTCACTCTCATTTAGTACTCTCAAGCTGAGTATTTGTTTTTATCCGTTTTATAAACATGTTGAGGCCGTGCAGGGTATCTGTGGAGTAAAACGATACACGTTAGGCCTAATAATAGACCACTGCAGGCCTCTTGTCACAGTAAGCTGTGAAGAAGTAGTATAAATTTGTGCTATATGTTATGCATTTAGCCTTAAATAACATAGGGCAAGAATACAGTgtaacaaaataacacaattaaGTAGACTATATAGCCTTGTTGCACCTAGCTGAGTAAGTAGGAGAAATAAAGGCTAACACAAACTCACTTTTCCTGACTGTCATTTACACTGAAGTTAGGCTGAATTTAGAAACATGTCCCCAAAAAGACAGCCTAAAGATTTAGACAGCTATCGCCTTTATCAGCTATTGATTACCAACTTATGATGAGATCCATCATTAACAAAATAAGTAGGACACCAACACCAGTGTAGGCCTATTCCTTCAGCTGAAACACACAATTAAGAGTGggaaatacattgtttaaatgtGCAGCTGTAATGTCAAACATGTTTAAACACTGCTTACCCAGGGCAGCCTGTAATGCAAATCCACAGTGAGCGTAGCCTACGTGACAGACTGAGAGTACGCATGCTATTTCCGGGATTGTCTTGCCCGTGTGTGCGTCCCATCCAATTTTCTTGTCGgttataaataaaaatccagGGGGTGACGGCAACCAACGCCGGACAAAACCAACCGAGGGACGGACGGAGATGCTGGGAGCCACAAGAGGTCCTCTCAGTCGCCAAAAAAAGTGCTCCGTTGTATCGGCGAgtgcacaccccccccccccccccctttaccccgctctctctctctctctcctctctctctctctctctctctctctctctctctcctctctctctctctccatgagCCTACCACAGGCCATGCGACTTCTTGCTACTGTGGCCGACCTTTAACTGCACTGACAGAAACCTCCACAGCATAAAATACATAATGAAAAGATTGCTTTGTCAGTGTTGTAAAGCAATAAAGAccctgcagcaacacaagtttgGTATTCTGGAAATAATCCTCCTATTTAGGCTTTCATAATAAACTTCTTAGACCTAAATAAGTTAAGTCACACAAAGAGCTTCCCTACCAGTTTCTGCGAATAAGACGATACTATATTCAAGAAACACCTACTGTAGGCCTAGATATAACCATTGCACTGCAGTCCTCTATACATATATAGCAGCCTGCTAGCCCaggtttttatgtatttcaactatatatatatacacatatgtatacacatttactgtatattcagtacatacagtatatatgtactatgtatacatatacagtatgtacatacattcattatatatacatacaatgcacatatatacatacaatatgtacacatatacatatatacactatatatatatctcatatacacacacacatatatatatatatatatatatatatatcatatacgtatacagtacaggccaaaagtttggacacaccttctcattcaatgcgtttcctttattttcatgtctATTTACATTGTGGATTaccactgaaggcatcaaaactatgaatgaacaNNNNNNNNNNAAttatgtatttaacaaaaaagtgtgaaataattaaaaactagtcttatattctagtttcttcaaagtNNNNNNNNNNTGCTcggattactgctttgcacactcgtGGCATTTTGTTGATGAGCtccaagaggtagtcacctgaaatggtttcccaactgTCTTGAAGgatttcccagaatgctcagccctttgccttcactctgcggtccagctcaccccaaaccatctcgattgggttaaGTTCCGGTGACTGTGACCAAAAgcacaaatactgtatacacacacacacacacacacacacacacacacacatatatattgtataaatttttcattttttattagggctgggcgatatagagacaatcaaacatcacaatattcttgaccaaatacctcgatgtcgaTATTGCGACGATNNNNNNNNNNtggttgactattggtgctttaacaaaaggttatttacacaatgagatttttgataaatattctccctagacatgatttaatgacttagtgatTAAAGGTAAATAATGGAGCACCTAGAACAGTTtggtgagttcagaaaatgacatcactttactgtaatgcagcctttaaaaccaggaaaagacacctaCCATATATTACGATATTaggatatatccaaaatctaagacaatatctagtctcatattgcaGTATCAATACATCGATATcctaatatataaatatataatatatatatatatatatatatatatatatatatatatatatatatagttagaGGGCAGTGAGAGTAAGCTGTTTGTATTTACACTATATCAGACTGAGTGTGTCTGTTGCTGAACGCATGGTGCCAGACCTTCTCTGACCTCAGCATTAAACTATAGGCCTGCTTagctttgtttacattttacattattgtCCATTTGTATGTTTGGGCAGCAGGAGGAAGTGAGTGCTGTTATAAAGCCAGGCCTGGGGTTTGGATGGTGGATTTAGCGCCTCACCCTAAGGGATTAGAGACAAAACACTGGCATGCCATATCCATCTGCTGCTTCCAGTGCAGTGTCTCAATCCATGGTTGGCAGCTTGGTTCATTGCCATTTCTTTAGACCAATCACAGTCTATATCCTTAACGTTccatttccgggattgctccgttgccgacAGAAATTCTGCCGAATTTCACTAATTTAGGATGGATATCCGTTGCCTCGggcttccttcctttcttctattccggaatgctgtgtggactagtccgaccctcctccgcagcgctgtcgaggaacaacagaaaactcagattcaacagagagtctagctagctgtctcaatttaccctgcagggatctgaggagcagttaaccacagtccaacacaaagaaagcggcaGGTGAGGGACATCCCGCCAAAAATGAAGGTCGTCCAGGGGATCTCCCCTTAATGAATcgttgtcaatatagactaaTTTGCTCATAACCcccacaaaaataaaacttgtaatttttacagtttttgtacaAATGAATAATATGAGATAAAACTTTGTAATTAGTGAGCTATGCCTTTTGACAGATCCAGGCTAGCTGTGTCCTTTTGTTGcctgtctttgtgctaagctaagcttaccGACTGTATCAATTTTCGCATTTAACTCCaagcaaaaaagcaaatgtatttcccaaaattctccattctccttctccatttgtggggcggggggggggggggggNNNNNNNNNNNNNAATCGACCCATCATGCTTTGGATCGATCATGTCTGACTGCATGCTTGTTGATACATTGAACTCCACCGAGCAAATACTGTTACGCTGTCAGAAATCTAAATACAATTCTAGATTTTATTGTACCATTGAGGGAATATGTATTTGCTCAATACTTCGTGATGTGAATCCAATCAGATTTATGGTCCCATCTTCATTAACTGAGTGAAATAAAACTACGTTGGTAAAGGAATTCCACAGGAAACTAACAATGGTTAATTAGTCATAAAACAAAGCTGTCACACAGTCTACTACTTGGGTAGTAGACCCATTGGGTTTGTGGGTGGGCGCAAGAAATATAGAAACACATTTTAGGACCATCAGGAAGTTTGGCTTTAGGGAATAAGGAACTTCTTTGGGAAATGTTTCATCTGTGGTCAGTAAATCATGTTTCTGTTCATCATCTCACCACATCTGCCACATGACCACAGTGGGTTACCATAACGATGGGTGGAAACACCAGCATAAAAatcaaagttcattttattgCCATTTTGTTAATTGGAGCACATCTGAGACCAGCCCAACGAGGATGTGCAGCATGTACTGTAGGTAttgatttttcagattttttattgGTCACAGTTGGCAGAAGATTAACCCTAATTAAGTGTGAATAAATCAGTATAAGGTAGTGTGCTtaaaggaaacaaaagaaaattcttACCACCAATGTTTTCCAGAATGACTTTACTCCCAAGTCATAAAGCTTACACAAGtgagttgacaaaaaaaataacatcccTCAAAGTTTTACCACTGCCAAGCAAACAGAATAGGATATTACTGTAAGAATAATACCATTGTTGTCATAACAGTGAGAGATGAATGATGACTCATTGTTTGGCTTTGATTGTAGTGAAGAATAAGAACTAAGTTTCTGCATTGCCCAAGGTAGTGTCTGAACAGCCCACAACATATTAAAAGCCCGGCACATCATTGAAtatcattgcaatatttataagcAGTATGCAACGCAATTTCGTTCTGTATGCACTNNNNNNNNNNaaaatgacaaataaagttgaagttgaagttaaCATGATTACAGCAGACATAGGTGGTgatacaagcacacacatgtgCAAACCATTAGCCCGTGATGTATGCATTAACAATGTAAAGGACATAAGAGCTATGATCAGAGAAAACAAGTGGCCTCAATAGAAATCAGGGCTTGCACATACCAGGAGCTCAAAACAAAAGCTGTACCATAATTAATGGAAACAACAACAGTCACACACCTGCAACATTAAATAACCCAGACAGCTTCCCATCCTGTATCCTGTAGTGTTGGTAAAGGATGGGATTTCCCCTCCAAATAACTTACAATGCACAGACTACATGAGGAAATATgatatgacatactgtatattacattaGATACAAATGGTATATCTGtgtatttaaaagttttttagtttgttttaagtTTGTACACATTCATGCAGTTCACTAACTTCTTGAGCTGTAATGTCTCTCCTTTAAATAATGTTAGTTATTCCTCTGCTGATCAGTTGACACTTGTATTCCACACTTGTTTTTCCCAGAGACTGAAAAACAGTGTAGTCTTTGCCAAGGTCAGTGCTCCCCAGCACAGCTGGCTGGATTCCCTGTAACACAGACTAGTGCAGCTCTGCACGTACAcacatctcctcctcctcctctctatgtctctcgctctttcctcttttctgtTGACACCGCAGGATTCAAGCAGAAAGGATAATGAAGAGTTAACAGACCGTCCAGGCCTATGAGTAGACTTGCTTACTTTGTCATTTGCGGTGCAGAGAGAAGGCCATTAACATTCAGCAATTCTGATGTACGTAGAACTGATAttgtaaagaaaatatttttgctGAATATTTTTGGCTTAAATTGAATTTTGCAGTTTTATAGtgttattctgtgtgtgtgtNNNNNNNNNNgtgtgtgtgtttgtgtgtcaaacCTGCACAGTCAGTTTATGCATTTAACACATGCTGGCAAATATAAACACCTGATGTTGCTGGATGCATTACAATGTTAATGGCAAAAGGTCACGCCAGTCAGATAACCACTAAAAATAGTAAGCAGCATCAGGAAATGGGGAAAATTAGatgtgaaggagagagagaaagagagagagagaccctaACCCTGGAACGTTGAGAAGCCAAAAGTAgattaaaatgttacttaaccCTAAAAAGAGATTATATATTAGAAGAGCTCTCTGTCAGAGATAGAAAGCAGATACCAGGTACCGGCTCAGTGATCACTAACTGGCAGTTACAACCGGAAGACGCAAAAAGCCATGGCGaccaaaagaaaacagaacacGTGGTCACTGTTCGACAGTTGAGGTTTAGACCGAGATGCACTCACTCCTACAATGTAAAGCATCCAACCACAACAGCAAATTTAGAGCCGACTGTCCTTCCATGATGAAACATTCTCCTTGGACAAGGAGGTGGTAGATCTTGCCACAccatctttgtggggacccgccATTGACGTAATgtattccctagccccttaccctaaccctaaccatcacaactaaatgcctaagattaaccctaaccctcacaAAAACCTAATTCtgaccctaatcctaaaaccaagtcttaaccctcaaacagccctttaacgttgtgggttccagcattttggccccacaagtAGCCTGGACTCCCGGTTTTTGGACCACATGAATAGACACACACCAGtttgttttcaaagtttgtTAGTAAAATTCACATTTGTTTCcatattatattcatatttgtcaaacaaatatatttatatgaatCATCCTAATATTGTGTTAATGTTTATATAACCTTTGATTGTGTGATGCTTTGGCAACAATAACTTGTTATTTAAACTTCCATGCAAAGAAACCCCattgaattgagagagagagagagagagagagagagagagagagagagagattgtaaTAGCAAGTAATCCAATTGGCGGAAtttctcaaaacaaaaaattccaaaagaaaatacaaatttgaataaaatacaGAGTCAGTGACCATGAGGTGGAAATTGAAAGAGgtcaacatttaaaagttgGTCATGTCTGTATACATTGCCACCAGAACATTAAAACAGAATTACATTTCCTATGTACATGTCCCACATATAAAGACTTAAGAACATTTGCAAAATTTTGAAAACATATACCAGGCTTCACTACCTACACTAAGGAAAAAAATGATTCCTTTTTTCATTAGAGGAAGATAAAAGCACGGCTAGCAGCTAAATGTGTTCTCCTGCCACAATACAAGGCTAAATAAATAGAGAATtctgtatattattatttttctatttatttttattgtttcaaagtaTCCTTTAAGGTACATGCACCTATTTTTTTTAGTATCTACAAGTATATCATAAGTatcctgtttacttgtattattatatcagtgGGATTtactccttgttgttgtttatatgtatgtttgtttttatgctttggcgacacagatgtattttttgtcatgccaacAAAGCCACATGAAATTGTAAATTGAAAGAGAATTGGGTAAAATGGAGGTTGGAAAGAGAGGGATGAGGTGAAATGTGTTAAAGCCAAAAGAAAGGATGGGGTTTAAGCCAGTAAAGGGATAGCCTCAAAAATGGATTTATCTCAAAAAGGCAGATTTGCAAAACACGAGAAGTTGAGATTGTAAAAGGTGAGATGGGAATGTGAATTATAAAAACTCAGgataaatagttaaaatccaGAATTGTATGACTGTGCACATTCAAATCAATTAAAAGTCACACAATAAACACGTAAAAAGCATCATGACGATGAAGCCCAGTCATCTACGCATGCAAAATGAAGCGGATTTGTCCCGGAGGAAATGAGAACTGAAGGGAAAGAAAGTGATGGTGGCGAGGGCAGAGATTATACGGGTTAGTGACGTAGTAAGGCCGGGGAATTTGAGGATAAACTGGGATGCTAGCCTTCCTTAAAATAGCGCAATTTCTTGCGTGTATACACTTTCTGTCCATGAGACGTTTTATTTAAGCATCCAGGGTGATCCTGAAATACAATTATCCTTTAATCATTAGTTTTAGACATTCAGAAAAATTGTGTCAAAACACATTgaacaaaatgatttattttaaaatttatttggaaaatttagattttttgaaataaacattttaagcTGCATGTAGATAGACCCATGGGTGCATGAGTGTACAGGATAACACgtgtctgtctcacacacacaNNNNNNNNNNCACACACACTAAAACCAGTAAGCCACCCTTTATCATTCATAGAACATTAGTTGAtatatgttaaaatatgtaattattACAACATTTTGCACATATGGAATGACTACATAGATTTGCAttgtcatatactgtattttcatCATTCCTTGAATATATACACCATATAATGACTCATCACCTAATGTTCATATATTTGAATACATACTGGCATGCATGGcatatatactttattaaaaattgcaataatttCTGTAATGAATATTATGTATTACGTATGTGGCAAGGCCTTCAGATTCTNNNNNNNNNNTTACAAGAACACAAACACCTGCCCCGTCTCTTCTGATGTCTCCTTCTTCAATGAGCTTAACACCTACTATGCTCGTTTTGAGAGAGGGAACACCACATCTATAATCAAGGCAGCCACTACACCAGACCAACCGCCACTGACtcttctctctactgatgtAGGAGCGGCCCTGAGCAGGATTAAACCCAACAAGGCTGCGGGCCCTGATGGCATACCGGGACGTGTCCTCAGAGCGTGCTCTGGGGAACTGGCAGGAGTGCTGACGGAATTCTTCAACCTGTCCCTGGCCCGCGCTGTGGTACCGACCTGCTTTAAGACTACCTCCATNNNNNNNNNNNNNNNNNNNNNNNNNCCCAATCCCCGATGCTATCTCTGTAGCACTGCACTCTGTCCTTTCTCACCTGGACAGCAAGAACACTTACGCCAGAATGCTGTTCTTAGACTTTAGTTCAGCATTTAATACTGTCATCCCATCACAACTCATTACCAAACTCACAGACTTCGGCATCAGTTCACTCATGTGCAACTGGTTGCTCGACTTCCTGACCAGTCGACCCCAACATGTTCGGCTGGACAACCACACCTCATCCACCATCATTATAAACACTGGAGTGCCACAAGGTTGTGTGATTAGTCCCTTCCTCTACTCTTTCTTCACCCACGACTGCAGACCTGTCCATGGCTCCAACGCCATTATCAAGTTTGCAGACGACACCACGGTGATTGGCCTCATTAGAGACAACGATGAGTGTGCCTACAGGAGGAGGTGGACCGTCTGGTCTGACTGGTGCGCACAAAACAACTTGCAGTTGAACACCCAAAAAACCAAGGAACTCATTGTGGACTTCAGGAGAAACGCTGACCTACACCCACCATCCACATCGGGGGACAGCGGTGGGAGCGTGTGGACCTTTAAGTTCCTGGGTGTCCACATCTCGAGGACCGAACTGGAcgaccaactgctccaaactcATCAAAAAGGCGCATCAGCGCCTGTTCTTTATGAGGACCCTGAAGAAGAACCACTGTCCTCAGGGATCTTCAAAACCTTTACCGCTGTACCACTGAGAGCATTCTCACTACATGTTTTACTGTTTGTATGGGAACTGCTCGTCGCCGATCGGAAGGCACTGCAGAGGGTGGTGAAAACTGCCCAGCACATCGCAGGGGCACCACTCCCTACCATTAAGGACATCTATAGGAAGCGGTGTCTGAAAAGGGCCGGAAAATCACAAAGATTCCACACCCTGCACATACACTCTTCTCTCCTTGCTTCTTGGGAGGCGTACAAGCTTACGGACCAGAAATACCGCACCGGAACAGCTTCTTTCCTACAGCTGTCACGCTTCTGAACGCCTCCTGATACAACTATAAAATGGCAACCCCCCCGTCCACCTCATACAATAATGATATATGGACTGTCCTCACACGCACACCATACCATGGACTGTTCCCCTCCCAccgtacacatatgtatataatcGTTATAATTTTGTAAATCAATCTGCCATATTTATCCTGTATATAAACCCGCTAATACATAATAAATCCTTTACTAACACtcctttatatttattatatctGTGCATAGACCTcctatatttatattcatacaCTACATTTTATAGTCCCTTACaattacttacttttttttggttatcatatactttatactctgtatactgtataatctgtcatgagctcccatgtttatatttttacacaacATCTTAAAGTTCCTTACTATTACTTGGTTACATAAAATTTATACAATATTTTACCCTGTATAGCAATTCTGGATAGATGTAACCACATTTCGTTGCTTGTACTTGTGacagtgcaatgacaataaagttgaattctattctattctatttacaAGCCTCTTTAGTATTATAAAGATAAATACAAGCATAAGTGTGCATCTGCgaagttttttttgctgctgctgcattgGCAGCGTATAACGTAATATTGTCATTACATGTAATGTCATATACTGAAAAACTTATCTGTTGTGTaagcacatgcatgtgtgtgtaatgcatgTGTGAGGACAAACATTTCTCCCATTGTGTTGGGACAGTGGCGTGAGAGCATCACATCAAAGATTTGGCTGTTTGTAAAAGACCCCCACTAttaaaccacacacaacacacacacacacacacccacacacacacacacacaccacacaccacacaccacacacccacacacacacacacacacacacaccctctgagATCCCCCTACACTCCTCACACTAAACAATCAGGTTTGGCAGGCGTGGCCTTCTGGATCCCAGGCGGCTGGAACAGACAAAAGACCCTCAGGAAGAGCTGCCCTATCTCCTCAGAGGATGCACGGACACGCACAAGTGTACTGTATTTGCAAAGaagaatacagtacatattCTATATCTCTCACAAACAAGATGTTTGGCACACTGACCACATGTCACACCTGTACACTATTCAGTATCAGCTTGTTCCTTTAAAATTCAAATAGTCTAaattttttcatttagtttcATGTCCAAAAGGtccctaaaacattttttaaaatatattttaagacCTGCTTATTGTTTTGAAAGGGTCCACTCTATAACAAGAACATAGCTAATCTTATAAATCCGAGTTACATGCTctattttgtttattgtattagtctacttttttatttcaatatcTTGCCATTCTAACTTTTGCCTCAGTTTTCTCTGACTatacatttaaatcaaattatttatttggaTGTTTCCTGTCTGTGAGCCTGTTTGAAATGTCAAATAATAAATACCTACATCTGAACATACCATAAATCATAGCCTTGTACTCTGCGCCCTGTGGTGCGTACATATGTAATAGCATGTTTATATACGATTTAAAAGGAGGGCTTTtgatacaaacaaacatgcaataaaaaaaaaaataaaaaaatccgcTGTCGTTTAAAATGAACTCAAAATGACCTGTCTGTATATTCCGCTGTGTTTAATACCTGGCAGTCGCATGATGGCGCTGAATTAATTCCGCTCACCTTTTCGTGGCATCGAGCTTTACGGGAGACTCTTCCGGGTTTGTCGTTGACCGGTGAGAGTTCACAGTGCACGCACGGGTCGTGTTGTGCTTTTAGCTAGTGGTCTTTTCGCTAGTCTGGACTCGTGATGTTATGGCTTTCCTTAGTTTGTCGTGAGAAGGCAGTTGCCGCGGCCCTTTACCTTTGTCCGGAACGTGAAGCTGGTCCGGCTCCCTGCGCCGGAGCCCCGCTGCGGAGGCGTGCGGGCGTCCGGCTGCGGTCGGAGACAAGGGGCCGTGGGTGAAGAGCAGGGGGCCGGAGCAGCGCAGTACCAGCTCACAGACCTCGACAAGGCGGACGCTTTGGTAGGAGGTCTTCATCACATCACGGAGGGAGCTTTAACCTAAATGCCACAGCTGCTTTGCTTTCGTTTCCTTCCTGTTGAGAAACAGTCACTGTAAATACCAATAGGCAGACTACATTTTATAAGTCAACTTACGACACACGGTTAGAAGTTGTTGCTAAATTATTCTTTAATGTTTGCAGATGCTGAGAAAGTCCCACGAGACAGGTAACCTGACTACAGTCATCTGGAAATGTAACTTGTCTAGATTAAACCCTCAACCTCCTACATCAGCGTGGATATGATTTAGTAGCCTACGAGCAGCAAAGGTCCCCGCCCCGGGCTGAAACTTGACGTTGTTTTCCCTAGACACATCCATCCGAGAGCTACTTCACCTTTAACCGCTGATGTAAATACCTGGTTGACAGTAGGCCTATTATTGGCATTTGGGTGGCAGCTAGAGATTGAACATTTCTTGAAGGTTTCGATATTGAGTTCGACTAAcgacaaaaaaaatgcaaatttttCATCAGTGGAGGGGTGATTGAGTTATTTCTTGACTGGCAGGGTTTCAGTCTGTCACAGTGAGGGGTCGTGCCACTGTGGTTCAGATGGGATTAGAGCTGTAGGCTACTTTAGCTCGGAGGCGGCAGGGGAGAGGAGTGAGGCGGCCAGGCAGTAGGACTGCACAATACCAAAAATGTTTAATAGGGGAGAATAACGTTGGAACAATGGGGCTTAATAGGGAGTGAGATAGGGAGTGAACGGGCTCTGACAATACATTTCCTTTAATTGTCAACTCGCACTAAaatcttttcaatttttttttgttta comes from Etheostoma spectabile isolate EspeVRDwgs_2016 chromosome 3, UIUC_Espe_1.0, whole genome shotgun sequence and encodes:
- the egln2 gene encoding egl nine homolog 2 yields the protein MESLGHTDLLNPSSSRGSVAVSASQERRTSGQQSVFGAAEIHHTHRSDMGLNGFCAAPVGSPTAAELLAGLASQTDSPAITIPTKQSKTGVPLYNGGVVPPSATVEGSHAGVLAHTPNGYPVQLKGTAGVTGGPMHPLTSRVRLTVNGDRTAHEKCSLVTRRINGDLKARQVQQQKRRAGENRDMGSGTPNGLIMGSVGLGSSVNPVFAAGDSDSKWRRLADGSAAHKSLEAPRGGRAVAPLMVTVNCSNSSHSNQMTFNHLHCFNPQSPLTHQTNQHNGHKVASSGPPAAPSQTSHIEAKCIPTPPPSAGAGWSAEHIAQQYIIPCMKYYGICVKDNFLGPQLGDRVLDEVEVLNRSGKFRGGQLVSQKSIPSRSIRGDQIAWVEGREPGCESIGALMAYIDEAVMYSAANGQLGDCVINGRTKAMVACYPGNGAGYVRHVDNPNGDGRCITCIYYLNKNWDAEKQGGLLQIYPEGKNVVASIEPSFDRLLIFWSDRRNPHEVKPAYATRYAITVWYFDAKERAEAKEKYRLASGQKGVQVPVTQNSRT